Part of the Mya arenaria isolate MELC-2E11 chromosome 8, ASM2691426v1 genome, atcatAGCTTCCATTGTATTACGGGTATCGGTTTTTGAGATCTCAGCGAAACTGTGAGTTAACCTGGGATTTAGGGTTAACCGGTTTATGAGATCTCATCGAAACCGTTAGTTAATCTGTGATTTGGAGAAACCGGTTTACGAGATCTAAACGAAACAGTTAGTTAACCTGGGATTTAGGTTTAACCGGTTTATGAGATCATAACGAAACTGTCAGTGTATCTGAGATTTGTAGAAACCGGTTAACGAGATCTCGGCAAACCCGTAAATTAACCTAGCAATTGGAGGTAATCCGGTGTATGGGATCATAGCGAAACCATGAGATAACCTTGGATTTGTGGTAAAGCGGTTCACGAGATCTCATCGAAACCGTGAGTTAATCACGAATTTGGGGAAAACCGGTTAACGAGATCGAAGCGAACCGTGAATAAACCTGGGATCTAGGTTATACCGGTTAATGAGATTTTAGCAAAAATGAGAGTTAAAAAAGGATTTGAGATAAATTGGTTAACAAGATCTTAGCGAAATTGTGAGTTAACCAGGGATTTGTGGTTAACAGGTAAATGAGATTTCATCGAAACTGTGAGATAACTTGATAGCAGACTCTCAGCGGAACCGTATTAACATAGGATTTGGGGTACTCCTGTTTGCGGGAACCCAACATCAAACTTGTCCCAACATTGCAAAGCTAAACCAAAAGGCTTATAAAGAGCTCGAATAACCCTATGAACACTTAAGTAGCACTAAGTTCatagttatacttttattaaaaacttaTGTACACAACGATCAGTTATAAACAATTGCACTGAATAAGAATAGTCATTATTGATTTACAGTGATGACTACAACATGGTACGATACAACGAGACTATACAGCCATCTTATATATATCCTCTACGTAAAGATTTGAACGTGTGCAGTCATTTGTGCTATAATGATATGTACATTTTACacatactatactatactaatCTTAATAAATTTACAAGCTCTGCACTCGTATCGGTGATAATGGCATGCTAATTTGACAAAAACTAGCCTAAGACTAAAATGCTGATTAAAACAGTCAAAGgttcattaaaagaaaacagCAGATCATGAGGCTGacctttcaaataaaaacaatttttacttTGCCAATGTGCTaaggtttatatataaataaatagcgAGGGTTTCACAAAGCAAGCGACACAGTATAGCACCACACGTCTTAGTTGATGTCTAATAAAATTGGACAAGTGTCAATTATTACAAGCACATATGAGAAGAAATGAGAAACTAACAGAATGAGAAAAATgaattacataataaaacacaactagatattaacaatattaatacACTTTCTAACAATACACGTTGAAGTATGATAAAACggtttacaacaaaaacaaaattaaacctaGACCTGGTTTGCAGTCGGTGCTCTTTTATGACGATCTCTGTGGTCGACGGGGTTATCCACATAATCGTATTGCCGGACAGTTCGGTTTAAACGGACGTTTCGTTCATCCATATTCAAACGTGGTGGTGGTGTATGTTCGCTGTCGATGGCACGTGTAGACACTTCCGTCTTCAAATGTAAATGTTGCTTTATTTTATAATACGAATAAACATTCGAAGACACAAACACTTAGTTCAGAGTATACATGCTTCTTcggtattttttcaaataagattATCGAGTAATATTCGTGatgacattattaaaatcaatttataaagCGTTTGGCagtcaaaatgatttaaacgagctgtaaataaaatacaattagtATTACAAGGcacaaacaaaaactattttggCATACGGTTTAAGAGTACCGCTGATAGAAGTGGAGAGTGTAAGAAACCTTACTAGATTGTAAAGGGCATTTGTCTCGACATTATGCTGTACACCATCATACATATGTCTAGGCCCCTCTTCTCCTGCAGATCGTCTGCGTAGTAGAACCGTTTCATAAACTGTGTAAAAGAtatgaataattttataaagCATGTGGTTACAAGTTCccttgaatttaaaacaaaatgaaatgttacaaTACATGTGGTTATAAGTTCactggaatttaaaaaaaatgtaagaactaattttgattttattttcctataaaacatttaatatttaagtacGGGGTAATATATCAAGTACACAAATGTTAATGTGAATGTCTAGGAATCACCAAAATTACCCTGAGGTTTACATCGTCTAAAAAGGAGCACGGCACACATTGTTACCAGTACAACTAGAATTGATCCAGCTACGGAGTAAAGGATCGACAAATGCCACTGTTGGATTACAACTGATGCAAGGTTGGTAGTTGATTCTGCAAATCAACTCAGATTTGTAAGTAAGTTTTCATAACTATTTGTTTTCGTCAACCGCTTATGGCATTAATcgcatttttatatttcatgataacGGCAACCAACATACCTTGAAAATCCTCCAAAGAAATTATGTACGTTTCTTGTTCTGAATGTGAAGAAGCATTTCCACAATATGTAGAACAATGTATCCGTTTACCGTCCAAACCTTTCGTAATTAAGTAGAGTGCATTTGAAACAGTTGTATAGCCCAAATTACTCGCGTTCGTCCATTGCGCAGTCGATATTGAGGAAAGGAAAACTGAATTGCTGCTCCACGCAATTGTACATGGCATACATGTATCAACAGTTTTGCAGGTTAAGTTAAGAACGTTGTGATTACTTTCTTTAACGATCTCTGCCTTCATAAACTGCTCTGGAGAAAAATCTGAAACAAAAGCCAACAAATGAACCCATTAAAGtaaactgaaaaaataaaactgaaaaagaaTAATTAGATAAGGTGCAACCTCTCTCAATTTcgcaaacacatgtacaataacGAATGCACACATTCATAAttcgtttgttttttaaaatcataatattagTCTCTGTTGATAGTAGTAGCACTGTAAAATATCCAACTAATTTGTTATTTGTAAGAGACATTTAGCTATCAAATTTTTGTCCTTTGAGATCCACAGTCTCACTCAATCAAACGTAATGATAAAAAGTAATGAGGAGTTTAGAAAGGGGTAAATAAAAGAAAGTTAtttaatatgcacatgtaataaCTGACGTCTGGAAAACCTTTAAGGTTTAGTTATCTTTGAAAggatattttgaataaatcatACTGTCATCGAGCTtaaaactgtcaaatatttctttcacaGCTTATGAAACTTCTGTTAGTTCGCCCTCACATCTATAATTCAGTGTTAACAGGTTtacaagtgtttgttttattatttgtctttttaaCAATGCTTCCATCGAAGCGTCCATAGGTATGTATTTCTTCaaaccttgcggtcaaggataacccgtgaaagtgcaagcacttatttccaacggggtcctttgttgttgctgaagggacagctcGCGGAAGGGAAAGAGGtctgggatacaaggaagtcctgGTGCGATATCCTAGCTCTTTttgaagagaccccttggttcttttacgtgctcggtgttaAGCATCGATACACGGGGTAGAACTTTCCTGgattaaaccagtactgagtacaccacttttccaagcattATCCTTTAAaagccaagcgccaggcaagggagctacttgtaccaacttttaacgtctttcggtatgacgcgaccagggatcgaacccacgaccacCCGCTCCGTAGAGGTAACCTACTGTACATTGCTGATATCATGTTATAAAACTAAGTTATTTAGAACTTAATCGAGTGAAACGATACATGGGAATAAATAGTAGTTATTATAGCTTTTCTGATATCGCC contains:
- the LOC128244590 gene encoding uncharacterized protein LOC128244590 isoform X2, producing the protein MDMCCRYLLIFSFDIVGRCGALVILGPVVRGTDVELGYFPSDLSIKRRIDNGRRAWKKNDHPIHLGGDSYKERTVSEYLYILTIFNLDETDEGTYMLSCNAYSNTDSVQLHIEDMPSVLSMSVKKIHEYNNNVCVWFLNISCETNISNPPCTIEWSSDNDNLRYKQSNNWTYGKSHSYHSVSNVLYNVNTYMTGGTITCSTICDHFPFNLNTDYTVSSSDFSPEQFMKAEIVKESNHNVLNLTCKTVDTCMPCTIAWSSNSVFLSSISTAQWTNASNLGYTTVSNALYLITKGLDGKRIHCSTYCGNASSHSEQETYIISLEDFQESTTNLASVVIQQWHLSILYSVAGSILVVLVTMCAVLLFRRCKPQVYETVLLRRRSAGEEGPRHMYDGVQHNVETNALYNLTEVSTRAIDSEHTPPPRLNMDERNVRLNRTVRQYDYVDNPVDHRDRHKRAPTANQV